In Electrophorus electricus isolate fEleEle1 chromosome 6, fEleEle1.pri, whole genome shotgun sequence, a single genomic region encodes these proteins:
- the gtf2ird1 gene encoding general transcription factor II-I repeat domain-containing protein 1 isoform X2 yields the protein MAQLRKLSCDGLRTSAHADLRGPQVSTRQEILTSLVSALDSVCSAMSKLNAEVACVTVHEDNVIAVGTEKGRIFLNSRKEIQTDFHKFCRVSCLQALNSVNSHAKVTDAECSRAGKESITPGKQRTLADTHSNIFVLRKMVEEVFSVLYSEAVGKSTLVPVPYDYIQKEPAAVLVHGLPDGVNLRRPAEYDTKTLMKILEQSNRIRFIVKRPPDERDSKSCSEANHHPSTVAKGAGSHAPAKPPTQEVPGSGSVLSSFLYGMPMSSQPHPDGKLELKPSVPHVLGQERMTMWASGDDKGPVTIDGSDGGERLGLGGDLAQSPPSIHVSKRLLFSIVHEKSEKWDAFIRETEDINTLRECVQILFNSRYAEALGLDHMVPVPYRKIACDPEAVEIIGIPDKIPFKRPCTYGVPKLKRILEERHSVRFVVKRMFDERIFTAAGKVAKEEGKQDCSAPDDCFPEGLRVPSSALELVSHTHSSRSTSSCVSPLAECEAGPSGDCIPLKKIKMEPPDGEIIQVTVPESSAISEEPSEPQADLVTPDIRRPLEPLAADMLAQKSTPQGLKRVVEDIGEMILQLRKQVESLFSTKYAEVLGLPEPVKVPYSKFQMYPEDLYITGLPEGITFRRPNCFGAAKLRKILSASSQIQFVIKRPELLTETQLKHEPLTQPAGDIAELDSKDNLAEDPGPASKRPAFSDSLEAKLSRIDLANTLREQVQDLFNRKYGEALGIKYPVQVPYKRIKSNPGSVIIEGLPPGIPFRKPCTFGSQNLERILAVADKISFTITRPFQGLIPKPAPRRITLLKKAYASINDDDEVNRMGEKVILREQVKELFNKKYGEALGLDRSVIVPYKLIRASPDSLEVCGLPDDIPFRNPNTYDIARLEKILQVQDDITINIKTPLQPFVQLCPQTCNTEGKEVSINRRKRKRILDNSQAIGSSGVDPTATANQIPVMQWPMYMVDYSGVNVQVPGKVKY from the exons ATGGCCCAGCTGCGGAAGCTCAGCTGCGATGGGCTGAGAACGAGCGCTCACGCTGACCTCCGGGGACCGCAGGTCTCCACCCGACAGGAAATCCTCACCAGCCTGGTGTCGGCCTTGGACTCTGTG TGTTCGGCTATGTCCAAGTTAAACGCTGAGGTAGCCTGTGTCACTGTGCATGAGGATAACGTGATTGCCGTGGGGACAGAAAAGGGGCGGATTTTCCTCAACTCCAGGAAGGAAATACAGACAGACTTTCACAAATTCTGCA ggGTGTCTTGTCTACAAGCATTAAATTCTGTCAACTCCCACGCCAAAGTTACTGATGCGGAATGCAGCCGCGCAGGCAAGGAAAGCATCACGCCGGGGAAGCAGCGAACCCTAGCAGACACTCACTCCAACATCTTTGTTCTGAGGAAGATGGTGGAGGAGGTCTTCAGCGTGCTGTACA GCGAGGCTGTGGGGAAGAGCACCCTGGTCCCCGTGCCTTACGATTACATCCAGAAGGAACCAGCTGCCGTGCTCGTGCACGGTCTGCCCGACGGGGTGAACCTGAGGAGGCCAGCCGAGTACGACACAAAGACGCTGATGAAGATTCTGGAACAGAGCAACCGCATCCGCTTCATCGTCAAACG GCCACCAGATGAGCGCGACAGCAAATCCTGTTCGGAAGCCAACCACCACCCTTCCACGGTCGCCAAGGGCGCTGGCAGCCACGCCCCCGCCAAGCCGCCCACACAGGAAGTGCCCGGGAGCGGGTCCGTGCTCTCCAGCTTCCTGTACGGCATGCCTATGTCCTCCCAGCCCCACCCGGATGGCAAGCTGGAGCTCAAGCCTTCAGTCCCGCACGTCCTGGGTCAGGAGCGGATGACCATGTGGGCGTCGGGAGACGACAAGGGGCCTGTGACCATAGACGGCTCAGACGGTG GTGAACGGCTAGGACTTGGAGGGGACCTCGCGCAGAGCCCCCCCAGCATCCACGTCTCCAAGCGCCTTCTGTTCTCCATAGTCCATGAAAAATCAG AAAAATGGGACGCATTTATCCGGGAAACAGAGGACATCAACACGCTACGAGAATGTGTGCAGATCCTGTTCAACAGTCGTTACG ctGAAGCGCTGGGCTTGGATCATATGGTTCCCGTGCCGTACCGGAAGATCGCCTGCGATCCTGAAGCTGTAGAGATCATTGGGATACCTGACAAGATTCCCTTCAAGAGGCCATGTACCTACGGAGTGCCTAAGCTGAAACGAATCTTGGAAGAGAGACACAGCGTGCGCTTTGTTGTGAAACG aatgtttGACGAGCGGATTTTCACGG CTGCAGGGAAAGTCGCCAAGGAGGAGGGCAAGCAGGACTGCTCTGCCCCTGACGACTGCTTCCCAGAAGGCCTGAGGGTGCCAAGCTCCGCCCTGGAGCTGGTGAGCCACACCCACAGCAGCAG GTCCACCAGCTCCTGTGTTAGTCCCCTGGCAGAGTGTGAAGCAG GGCCTTCAGGAGACTGCATCCCTTTGAAAAAGATCAAAATGGAGCCACCAGATGGTGAAATCATTCAGGTGACTGTGCCAG aGTCTTCTGCAATCTCAGAGGAGCCGAGTGAGCCTCAGGCTGACCTAGTGACCCCTGACATCCGTCGCCCTCTGGAGCCACTAGCAG CGGACATGTTGGCGCAGAAGTCTACGCCTCAGGGGCTGAAGAGAGTCGTGGAAG ACATTGGAGAGATGATTCTTCAGCTGCGAAAGCAAGTGGAGAGTCTCTTCAGCACGAAATACG CTGAGGTTCTTGGCCTGCCCGAACCAGTTAAGGTGCCCTATTCCAAGTTCCAGATGTATCCAGAGGACCTGTACATCACAGGGCTTCCAGAAGGGATTACGTTTCGGAGGCCCAACTGCTTCGGAGCAGCCAAACTTCGGAAGATTCTTAGTGCCAGTAGCCAAATCCAGTTTGTTATCAAACG ACCAGAGTTGTTAACAGAAACTCAACTCAAGCACGAGCCCCTAACTCAACCAGCTGGTGACATCG CCGAGTTGGACTCCAAAGATAATCTAGCAGAAGACCCTGGGCCAGCCTCCAAGAGACCAGCATTCTCAG ATAGTCTAGAAGCTAAGCTGTCCCGCATCGACCTGGCCAACACGCTGAGGGAGCAGGTCCAGGACCTCTTCAACCGGAAGTACGGCGAGGCACTGGGCATCAAGTACCCCGTTCAAGTGCCTTACAAGCGGATCAAGAGCAATCCAGGCTCGGTGATCATCGAGGGTCTGCCCCCCGGCATACCCTTCCGCAAGCCGTGCACATTCGGCTCGCAGAACCTAGAGAGGATACTGGCTGTGGCTGATAAGATCTCCTTCACCATAACGAG gcCTTTCCAAGGACTAATCCCCAAGCCAG CACCACGAAGAATCACATTATTGAAGAAAGCGTATGCCTCCATAAAtg ACGATGACGAGGTCAATCGTATGGGTGAGAAAGTCATCTTGCGTGAACAAGTGAAAGAACTGTTCAACAAGAAATATG GGGAAGCTCTAGGCCTGGATCGATCCGTCATAGTCCCGTACAAACTGATCCGGGCCAGTCCGGACTCTCTGGAGGTGTGCGGGCTTCCAGATGACATCCCCTTCAGGAACCCCAACACCTATGACATAGCTCGACTGGAGAAGATCCTTCAGGTTCAAGATGACATCACCATCAACATCAAAACCCCCTTACA gCCTTTTGTTCAGCTTTGCCCTCAGACTTGTAATACAG AAGGGAAGGAAGTTTCCATTAATCGACGCAAGCGCAAGCGAATCCTGGACAACAGCCAGGCAATTGGGTCCTCTGGGGTGGACCCCACCGcgacagccaatcagatccctGTGATG CAGTGGCCAATGTACATGGTGGACTACAGTGGCGTGAACGTGCAAGTCCCAGGCAAAGTGAAATACTAG
- the gtf2ird1 gene encoding general transcription factor II-I repeat domain-containing protein 1 isoform X1, which produces MAQLRKLSCDGLRTSAHADLRGPQVSTRQEILTSLVSALDSVCSAMSKLNAEVACVTVHEDNVIAVGTEKGRIFLNSRKEIQTDFHKFCRVSCLQALNSVNSHAKVTDAECSRAGKESITPGKQRTLADTHSNIFVLRKMVEEVFSVLYSEAVGKSTLVPVPYDYIQKEPAAVLVHGLPDGVNLRRPAEYDTKTLMKILEQSNRIRFIVKRPPDERDSKSCSEANHHPSTVAKGAGSHAPAKPPTQEVPGSGSVLSSFLYGMPMSSQPHPDGKLELKPSVPHVLGQERMTMWASGDDKGPVTIDGSDGGERLGLGGDLAQSPPSIHVSKRLLFSIVHEKSEKWDAFIRETEDINTLRECVQILFNSRYAEALGLDHMVPVPYRKIACDPEAVEIIGIPDKIPFKRPCTYGVPKLKRILEERHSVRFVVKRMFDERIFTAAGKVAKEEGKQDCSAPDDCFPEGLRVPSSALELVSHTHSSRSTSSCVSPLAECEAGPSGDCIPLKKIKMEPPDGEIIQVTVPESSAISEEPSEPQADLVTPDIRRPLEPLAADMLAQKSTPQGLKRVVEEDIGEMILQLRKQVESLFSTKYAEVLGLPEPVKVPYSKFQMYPEDLYITGLPEGITFRRPNCFGAAKLRKILSASSQIQFVIKRPELLTETQLKHEPLTQPAGDIAELDSKDNLAEDPGPASKRPAFSDSLEAKLSRIDLANTLREQVQDLFNRKYGEALGIKYPVQVPYKRIKSNPGSVIIEGLPPGIPFRKPCTFGSQNLERILAVADKISFTITRPFQGLIPKPAPRRITLLKKAYASINDDDEVNRMGEKVILREQVKELFNKKYGEALGLDRSVIVPYKLIRASPDSLEVCGLPDDIPFRNPNTYDIARLEKILQVQDDITINIKTPLQPFVQLCPQTCNTEGKEVSINRRKRKRILDNSQAIGSSGVDPTATANQIPVMQWPMYMVDYSGVNVQVPGKVKY; this is translated from the exons ATGGCCCAGCTGCGGAAGCTCAGCTGCGATGGGCTGAGAACGAGCGCTCACGCTGACCTCCGGGGACCGCAGGTCTCCACCCGACAGGAAATCCTCACCAGCCTGGTGTCGGCCTTGGACTCTGTG TGTTCGGCTATGTCCAAGTTAAACGCTGAGGTAGCCTGTGTCACTGTGCATGAGGATAACGTGATTGCCGTGGGGACAGAAAAGGGGCGGATTTTCCTCAACTCCAGGAAGGAAATACAGACAGACTTTCACAAATTCTGCA ggGTGTCTTGTCTACAAGCATTAAATTCTGTCAACTCCCACGCCAAAGTTACTGATGCGGAATGCAGCCGCGCAGGCAAGGAAAGCATCACGCCGGGGAAGCAGCGAACCCTAGCAGACACTCACTCCAACATCTTTGTTCTGAGGAAGATGGTGGAGGAGGTCTTCAGCGTGCTGTACA GCGAGGCTGTGGGGAAGAGCACCCTGGTCCCCGTGCCTTACGATTACATCCAGAAGGAACCAGCTGCCGTGCTCGTGCACGGTCTGCCCGACGGGGTGAACCTGAGGAGGCCAGCCGAGTACGACACAAAGACGCTGATGAAGATTCTGGAACAGAGCAACCGCATCCGCTTCATCGTCAAACG GCCACCAGATGAGCGCGACAGCAAATCCTGTTCGGAAGCCAACCACCACCCTTCCACGGTCGCCAAGGGCGCTGGCAGCCACGCCCCCGCCAAGCCGCCCACACAGGAAGTGCCCGGGAGCGGGTCCGTGCTCTCCAGCTTCCTGTACGGCATGCCTATGTCCTCCCAGCCCCACCCGGATGGCAAGCTGGAGCTCAAGCCTTCAGTCCCGCACGTCCTGGGTCAGGAGCGGATGACCATGTGGGCGTCGGGAGACGACAAGGGGCCTGTGACCATAGACGGCTCAGACGGTG GTGAACGGCTAGGACTTGGAGGGGACCTCGCGCAGAGCCCCCCCAGCATCCACGTCTCCAAGCGCCTTCTGTTCTCCATAGTCCATGAAAAATCAG AAAAATGGGACGCATTTATCCGGGAAACAGAGGACATCAACACGCTACGAGAATGTGTGCAGATCCTGTTCAACAGTCGTTACG ctGAAGCGCTGGGCTTGGATCATATGGTTCCCGTGCCGTACCGGAAGATCGCCTGCGATCCTGAAGCTGTAGAGATCATTGGGATACCTGACAAGATTCCCTTCAAGAGGCCATGTACCTACGGAGTGCCTAAGCTGAAACGAATCTTGGAAGAGAGACACAGCGTGCGCTTTGTTGTGAAACG aatgtttGACGAGCGGATTTTCACGG CTGCAGGGAAAGTCGCCAAGGAGGAGGGCAAGCAGGACTGCTCTGCCCCTGACGACTGCTTCCCAGAAGGCCTGAGGGTGCCAAGCTCCGCCCTGGAGCTGGTGAGCCACACCCACAGCAGCAG GTCCACCAGCTCCTGTGTTAGTCCCCTGGCAGAGTGTGAAGCAG GGCCTTCAGGAGACTGCATCCCTTTGAAAAAGATCAAAATGGAGCCACCAGATGGTGAAATCATTCAGGTGACTGTGCCAG aGTCTTCTGCAATCTCAGAGGAGCCGAGTGAGCCTCAGGCTGACCTAGTGACCCCTGACATCCGTCGCCCTCTGGAGCCACTAGCAG CGGACATGTTGGCGCAGAAGTCTACGCCTCAGGGGCTGAAGAGAGTCGTGGAAG AAGACATTGGAGAGATGATTCTTCAGCTGCGAAAGCAAGTGGAGAGTCTCTTCAGCACGAAATACG CTGAGGTTCTTGGCCTGCCCGAACCAGTTAAGGTGCCCTATTCCAAGTTCCAGATGTATCCAGAGGACCTGTACATCACAGGGCTTCCAGAAGGGATTACGTTTCGGAGGCCCAACTGCTTCGGAGCAGCCAAACTTCGGAAGATTCTTAGTGCCAGTAGCCAAATCCAGTTTGTTATCAAACG ACCAGAGTTGTTAACAGAAACTCAACTCAAGCACGAGCCCCTAACTCAACCAGCTGGTGACATCG CCGAGTTGGACTCCAAAGATAATCTAGCAGAAGACCCTGGGCCAGCCTCCAAGAGACCAGCATTCTCAG ATAGTCTAGAAGCTAAGCTGTCCCGCATCGACCTGGCCAACACGCTGAGGGAGCAGGTCCAGGACCTCTTCAACCGGAAGTACGGCGAGGCACTGGGCATCAAGTACCCCGTTCAAGTGCCTTACAAGCGGATCAAGAGCAATCCAGGCTCGGTGATCATCGAGGGTCTGCCCCCCGGCATACCCTTCCGCAAGCCGTGCACATTCGGCTCGCAGAACCTAGAGAGGATACTGGCTGTGGCTGATAAGATCTCCTTCACCATAACGAG gcCTTTCCAAGGACTAATCCCCAAGCCAG CACCACGAAGAATCACATTATTGAAGAAAGCGTATGCCTCCATAAAtg ACGATGACGAGGTCAATCGTATGGGTGAGAAAGTCATCTTGCGTGAACAAGTGAAAGAACTGTTCAACAAGAAATATG GGGAAGCTCTAGGCCTGGATCGATCCGTCATAGTCCCGTACAAACTGATCCGGGCCAGTCCGGACTCTCTGGAGGTGTGCGGGCTTCCAGATGACATCCCCTTCAGGAACCCCAACACCTATGACATAGCTCGACTGGAGAAGATCCTTCAGGTTCAAGATGACATCACCATCAACATCAAAACCCCCTTACA gCCTTTTGTTCAGCTTTGCCCTCAGACTTGTAATACAG AAGGGAAGGAAGTTTCCATTAATCGACGCAAGCGCAAGCGAATCCTGGACAACAGCCAGGCAATTGGGTCCTCTGGGGTGGACCCCACCGcgacagccaatcagatccctGTGATG CAGTGGCCAATGTACATGGTGGACTACAGTGGCGTGAACGTGCAAGTCCCAGGCAAAGTGAAATACTAG